A window of Rhinolophus ferrumequinum isolate MPI-CBG mRhiFer1 chromosome X, mRhiFer1_v1.p, whole genome shotgun sequence contains these coding sequences:
- the LOC117026286 gene encoding 60S ribosomal protein L21-like, whose translation MTKTKGKRRGTRYMFSRPFRKHGVVPLATYMRIYKKGDIVDIKGMGTVQKRMPHKCYHGKTGRVYNVTQHAVGIVVNKQVKGKILAKRINVCIEHIKHSKSRDSFLKWVKENDQKKKEAKEKGTWVQLKRQPAPPREAHFVRTNGKEPELLEPISYEFMA comes from the coding sequence ATGaccaaaacaaagggaaagaggagaggcaccCGCTATATgttctctaggccttttagaaaacatggagttgttcctttggccacatacatgCGAATCTACAAGAAAGGTGATATTGTAGACATCAAGGGAATGGGCACTGTTCAAAAAAGAATGCCCCACAAATGTTACCATGGCAAAACGGGAAGGGTCTACAATGTTACTCAGCATGCAGTTGgcattgttgtaaacaaacaagtcaagggcaagattcttgccaagagaattaatgtttGTATTGAACATATTAAGCACTCTAAGAGCCGAGATAGCTTCCTGAAatgggtgaaggaaaatgatcagaaaaagaaggaagccaaagagaaaggtacctgggttcaactgaaacgccagcctgccccacccagagaagcacactttGTGAGAACCAACGGAAAGGAGCCTGAGTTGCTGGAACCCATTTCCTATGAATTCATGgcataa